In the Candidatus Methanoperedens sp. genome, one interval contains:
- a CDS encoding HAD family phosphatase, with protein MLKAVIFDMDGVLIDSMPYHADAWIAVFARVGIKVKRDDIYKMEGSNHVGIIRMVFEKVGRIPEPEDFDKLAEEKKKIFSKINKATVFEGIYELIDDLKNKYDLAVVSGSDKTVVKELIEYFFPDIFSVMVTGNDVIEGKPSPLPYLKAVEMLKVRKDECIVIENAPLGVESAKRAGLYCIAIPTYVEPELLEDADIVLPDHARLKECISKFDIQFKSHFHMGK; from the coding sequence ATTCTAAAAGCAGTGATTTTTGATATGGATGGTGTGCTTATTGATTCTATGCCCTATCATGCGGATGCATGGATAGCTGTTTTTGCAAGGGTGGGTATTAAAGTCAAGAGGGATGATATCTATAAGATGGAAGGTTCAAACCATGTTGGAATAATCAGGATGGTATTTGAAAAAGTAGGACGGATACCTGAACCTGAGGACTTTGATAAACTTGCAGAGGAAAAAAAGAAGATATTTTCAAAAATCAACAAGGCGACTGTTTTTGAAGGAATATATGAATTGATCGACGACTTAAAAAACAAATATGATCTTGCGGTCGTATCCGGCTCTGATAAAACAGTTGTCAAAGAGTTAATTGAGTACTTTTTCCCGGATATATTTTCTGTAATGGTGACAGGAAACGATGTTATTGAGGGAAAGCCATCGCCCCTGCCTTATTTAAAAGCTGTTGAAATGCTAAAAGTCAGAAAAGATGAATGTATCGTTATCGAAAATGCGCCCCTGGGTGTTGAATCTGCAAAAAGGGCGGGCCTGTACTGTATAGCAATCCCAACGTACGTGGAACCGGAATTATTGGAGGATGCAGATATTGTGCTTCCAGACCATGCAAGGTTGAAAGAATGTATATCGAAATTTGACATTCAATTTAAAAGCCATTTCCACATGGGCAAGTAA